From a single Nostoc edaphicum CCNP1411 genomic region:
- a CDS encoding SH3 domain-containing protein: MKNPASNLVIRLALSCISVILNTGIANQISLAKSTNLQKCDLLAYVTDPDPQGLNVRSGASRNKTILGQIPINETVQVIGAAGDWVQITNASDGFQGTGWVFVPKLGLTTQGYGTNGVDLYSSISQESRKLRIIPANTAVKLLGCQGDWAQVEYQGVKGWLTREDQCGAALTSCS, from the coding sequence GTGAAAAATCCAGCATCAAATTTAGTGATAAGATTAGCATTAAGCTGTATTAGTGTAATCCTCAATACTGGTATAGCTAATCAAATAAGTTTAGCGAAATCAACTAATCTTCAAAAGTGCGATCTTCTTGCCTACGTCACCGATCCAGATCCACAAGGGTTAAATGTGCGGAGTGGTGCAAGTAGAAATAAGACAATTCTAGGGCAAATCCCTATCAACGAGACAGTTCAGGTTATTGGTGCTGCTGGAGATTGGGTACAGATTACTAATGCTAGCGATGGTTTTCAAGGAACTGGATGGGTATTCGTGCCAAAGTTAGGCTTAACAACGCAGGGTTACGGTACTAATGGTGTGGATTTATATAGTAGTATCAGTCAAGAAAGCCGAAAATTGAGAATAATTCCTGCTAATACGGCTGTCAAATTACTCGGTTGTCAAGGAGATTGGGCACAGGTGGAATATCAAGGTGTTAAGGGTTGGTTAACAAGGGAAGATCAATGTGGTGCAGCTCTTACTAGTTGTTCTTAG
- a CDS encoding MetQ/NlpA family ABC transporter substrate-binding protein, with product MKISININRRLFLIAFISFAASTVFSSCSSPQNNSAANTTTNPSVAPVGNASTAGAKEKIKVGVTPVPAGEILDFVKKNLADEAGLDIEIVTFNDFVQNNTALKDGVIDANYFQHIPFMEDYGKKHNFEMYAFTPQIHLNPVGIFSKKYKSIKDVPNKALVSIPDDVSNAHRALKVLEESGLIKLKPNVRPVSPKDIIGNPKNIQIKEIPGAQAIPTLPDVDLAGVTGNWIVQAGLKTDKDALALESANDPIYAVTVTTLKGKETDPRIQKLYKLLRDDKVKEFMKDKYQGAVLPIP from the coding sequence ATGAAAATTTCCATCAATATTAACCGTCGATTGTTTTTAATAGCATTTATATCATTTGCGGCTTCTACAGTATTTTCTAGCTGTAGTTCACCTCAAAATAATTCTGCTGCTAATACAACTACCAATCCATCAGTAGCCCCAGTTGGGAATGCATCTACAGCTGGAGCTAAAGAGAAAATCAAAGTTGGTGTAACGCCAGTTCCAGCCGGAGAAATTTTAGATTTTGTCAAAAAGAATTTAGCAGATGAAGCTGGGCTAGATATCGAAATAGTTACTTTTAATGACTTTGTACAGAATAACACTGCTTTAAAAGATGGAGTAATTGATGCCAATTATTTCCAACATATTCCTTTTATGGAGGACTATGGTAAGAAACATAATTTCGAGATGTATGCCTTTACTCCCCAAATTCACTTGAATCCAGTAGGTATTTTTTCTAAAAAATATAAGTCTATTAAGGATGTGCCAAATAAAGCCCTAGTCAGCATTCCTGATGATGTTAGTAATGCCCATCGTGCTTTAAAAGTGTTGGAAGAATCAGGCTTAATCAAACTCAAGCCAAATGTCCGTCCTGTGAGTCCTAAAGATATTATTGGAAATCCCAAGAATATCCAAATTAAAGAGATACCAGGAGCGCAAGCAATTCCTACTCTTCCTGATGTTGACTTAGCAGGAGTTACAGGTAATTGGATTGTCCAAGCTGGATTAAAAACTGATAAAGATGCCTTAGCATTGGAGTCAGCTAACGACCCAATTTATGCTGTTACCGTCACAACATTAAAAGGCAAAGAAACCGATCCCAGAATTCAAAAACTGTATAAGTTGTTGCGTGATGATAAAGTCAAGGAATTTATGAAAGATAAATATCAAGGGGCAGTACTTCCCATTCCTTAA
- a CDS encoding MetQ/NlpA family ABC transporter substrate-binding protein, with translation MSVKDKGLTGIKRRYFILAIASILFASCTPNQNSPTSQLVSQSTSQPTPLKVGSRNSTTEDVLKFIQKEIAPSHGLDFQIVTIADSVKINDALKNGEIDANVFQHEPFMKQAAKRLNADFVMLNRSYTTLSGLYSKRLKIKSIAEIPVGATIGISNDDSNQDRALKFLKNINVINLKEKSGEYFSVQDVIKHPKNLQIKELDNYALVRGLDDLDLGVISASFLAQAKVSLTPIVIDEIGMANKNYAVGLATLRSKANEPNIQKLNQLLVDPKLKDFINATYKGTIAPVF, from the coding sequence ATGAGCGTTAAAGACAAAGGTTTAACAGGGATAAAACGTCGCTATTTTATACTAGCGATCGCATCTATTCTTTTCGCCAGTTGTACACCAAACCAGAATTCACCAACTAGTCAATTAGTCAGCCAGTCAACCAGTCAGCCAACACCACTAAAAGTAGGTTCTCGAAATAGTACCACTGAAGATGTTTTAAAATTCATTCAAAAAGAAATAGCTCCCAGCCACGGTTTAGACTTTCAAATTGTTACCATAGCTGACTCAGTGAAGATTAATGATGCTCTCAAAAATGGGGAAATTGATGCTAACGTTTTCCAGCATGAACCATTTATGAAGCAAGCTGCCAAGAGACTCAATGCAGATTTTGTCATGCTCAATCGCAGTTATACTACCCTAAGCGGACTATACTCAAAACGACTAAAAATCAAATCAATCGCTGAAATTCCTGTAGGAGCGACAATCGGTATTTCTAATGATGACAGCAATCAAGATCGCGCCTTGAAATTCCTCAAAAATATTAACGTAATCAATTTAAAAGAAAAGTCAGGTGAGTATTTCAGCGTCCAAGATGTGATCAAGCATCCCAAAAATCTCCAAATTAAGGAATTAGACAATTACGCCCTAGTCAGAGGGTTGGATGATCTCGATTTAGGTGTGATATCTGCATCCTTCCTTGCACAAGCAAAGGTATCTTTAACCCCCATTGTGATAGACGAGATTGGGATGGCTAACAAAAATTATGCGGTGGGTTTGGCAACTTTGCGATCAAAAGCTAATGAGCCTAATATTCAAAAACTCAATCAATTACTTGTTGATCCCAAATTGAAGGATTTTATCAACGCCACCTATAAGGGTACGATCGCGCCTGTGTTCTAA
- a CDS encoding aliphatic sulfonate ABC transporter substrate-binding protein: protein MVTRLINQFLDAIKKRSLFRHHDIKTFILFFVIGIGFSLAIASCTPSNSADAPAQQPQVPKLTVLKMGHQKGMALLNIIKAQGSLEKRLQPLGISVTWNEFSSTAPLLDGMGAGAIVFGGGGGTGSVFAQAGDKSFVRVAAGTGSTRGSAILVQENSPIKTLSDLKGKKVAFAKGSGQHYIIVRALEKVGLKFSDIKPLYLTPAEALPAFDRGDIDAWLIWDPYTAEAERKLRTRLLADNSTVFGDKAPLESPSFYYAAPDFVRDYPDILKTILQELEKAGAWSRDNYQDSAKLLSKLYKIDLKTMETVEERGGKREVLPVTDEVLSGLQRMADTFYELKIIPKKIDVKDKNYNWFSEQKW, encoded by the coding sequence ATGGTCACTCGATTGATAAATCAGTTTTTAGACGCTATCAAGAAAAGAAGCTTATTTCGACATCACGATATTAAAACTTTTATTCTATTCTTTGTTATTGGTATAGGTTTTAGTTTAGCGATCGCTTCTTGTACTCCTAGTAATTCCGCTGATGCACCCGCACAACAACCCCAAGTACCCAAGCTAACAGTGCTGAAAATGGGACATCAAAAAGGAATGGCATTGCTAAATATTATCAAAGCGCAAGGAAGTTTAGAAAAGCGCTTACAACCCTTGGGTATTTCTGTCACCTGGAATGAATTTTCCTCTACAGCACCTCTGTTGGATGGGATGGGTGCAGGTGCGATCGTTTTTGGTGGCGGTGGCGGTACAGGAAGCGTCTTTGCTCAAGCAGGAGATAAATCATTTGTCAGAGTTGCAGCCGGTACAGGTAGCACTAGAGGTTCAGCTATTTTAGTCCAAGAAAATTCACCGATTAAGACTCTTTCTGATTTAAAAGGTAAGAAAGTTGCTTTTGCAAAAGGTTCTGGTCAGCACTATATTATTGTGCGTGCTTTAGAGAAAGTAGGTTTGAAATTTAGCGATATTAAACCTCTTTACCTGACACCAGCTGAGGCTTTACCAGCGTTTGATCGTGGTGATATTGATGCATGGTTAATTTGGGACCCTTATACTGCTGAAGCTGAACGTAAACTTCGCACTCGTCTATTGGCAGATAATAGCACTGTATTTGGAGACAAAGCTCCACTAGAAAGCCCAAGCTTTTATTATGCTGCTCCAGATTTTGTGCGCGATTATCCAGATATTCTCAAGACAATTTTGCAAGAGCTAGAAAAGGCTGGTGCTTGGTCTAGAGACAATTATCAGGATTCAGCCAAACTCCTTTCTAAGCTGTATAAAATTGATTTGAAAACAATGGAAACTGTAGAAGAACGTGGTGGTAAACGTGAGGTGTTACCTGTAACAGATGAGGTTTTGAGTGGATTGCAACGTATGGCAGATACCTTCTATGAACTCAAAATCATTCCTAAAAAAATTGATGTCAAAGATAAAAATTACAACTGGTTTTCTGAACAAAAGTGGTAA
- a CDS encoding CIA30 family protein: MTDKNRSQWDLGRFIETLTYFEVIPFLNWVQQLIQGRPKDNQYRPNGGRNVGVILVAGATGGVGKRVVLRSLEQGYKVRALVRDIDKARSILGNDIDLVVADITQPETLTPLVMADIQAVVCCTAVRVQPVEGDTADRAKYYQGVKFYQPEIVGDTPENVEYQGVKNLVQAAAKYLPQANEKLIFDFTKPSAELKDNWGALDDVVMGGVSASNIQLLENTALFAGNVSTANSGGFASVRTKNFDPPFNLSGYVGVKLRVKGDGQRYKIFLRTDTKWDGIGYSYSFDTVANTWIDIHIPFADLIPVFRAKVVKDAPPIEQSRICSFQLMLSKFEYDGALNPKFTPGGFTFQLESVKAYGGTTLPQFILVSSAGVTRPGRPGINLDEEPPAVKLNDQLGGILTWKLKGEDSLRESGIPYTIIRPCALTEEAGGKELIFEQGDNIKGKVSREDVAKLCVQALKLATACNVTFEVKQGDNTLNSIDWQKLFSNLEQDK, translated from the coding sequence ATGACTGACAAAAATCGTTCTCAATGGGACTTAGGCAGGTTTATCGAAACCCTGACTTACTTTGAGGTAATTCCTTTCCTTAACTGGGTACAGCAGTTAATCCAAGGTCGTCCTAAGGATAATCAATATAGACCCAATGGAGGAAGAAACGTGGGTGTAATATTAGTAGCGGGTGCAACAGGTGGTGTAGGTAAACGAGTAGTGCTGCGATCGCTTGAGCAAGGTTATAAAGTTCGCGCACTAGTACGAGACATTGACAAAGCGCGGTCAATTCTTGGTAACGATATAGATTTAGTAGTTGCGGATATTACTCAACCAGAAACTTTAACTCCTTTAGTTATGGCTGATATCCAAGCTGTAGTTTGTTGTACAGCAGTGCGCGTACAACCAGTTGAGGGAGATACAGCAGATAGAGCAAAATATTACCAAGGTGTTAAATTTTACCAACCAGAAATCGTTGGTGACACCCCAGAAAATGTAGAATATCAAGGTGTCAAAAACTTAGTCCAAGCTGCGGCCAAATATTTACCCCAAGCAAACGAAAAACTAATATTTGATTTCACAAAGCCATCGGCAGAATTAAAAGATAACTGGGGAGCGTTGGATGATGTTGTCATGGGTGGTGTGAGTGCCAGTAATATCCAACTGTTAGAAAATACGGCCTTATTTGCTGGTAATGTCTCCACCGCTAACTCTGGCGGATTTGCTTCTGTCAGAACTAAGAATTTTGATCCACCCTTCAACTTATCTGGTTACGTAGGTGTGAAATTGCGCGTCAAAGGTGACGGTCAGCGTTATAAAATCTTTCTGCGAACAGATACAAAATGGGACGGTATTGGCTATAGCTATTCCTTTGACACGGTAGCTAATACCTGGATAGATATTCACATTCCGTTTGCAGATTTGATTCCCGTATTTCGGGCAAAAGTTGTCAAAGATGCGCCGCCAATTGAGCAAAGTAGAATTTGTTCATTCCAACTGATGTTGAGCAAATTTGAATATGATGGCGCTTTAAATCCCAAATTTACTCCTGGTGGTTTTACTTTTCAATTGGAATCAGTCAAAGCTTATGGCGGGACAACTTTACCACAATTTATCCTTGTCAGTTCAGCAGGTGTAACCCGTCCCGGACGCCCCGGTATTAATTTAGATGAAGAACCCCCAGCAGTGAAATTAAATGACCAATTGGGAGGAATTTTAACTTGGAAATTGAAGGGAGAAGATAGTTTAAGAGAAAGCGGAATTCCTTATACGATTATTAGACCTTGTGCTTTAACTGAAGAGGCAGGAGGTAAGGAATTAATATTCGAGCAAGGTGATAATATTAAGGGAAAAGTCAGCCGTGAAGATGTGGCAAAACTTTGCGTACAAGCTCTCAAACTAGCGACAGCTTGTAATGTCACATTTGAGGTAAAACAAGGAGACAATACTCTTAACTCTATCGATTGGCAGAAGCTATTTTCTAACTTAGAACAGGATAAATAA
- a CDS encoding MetQ/NlpA family ABC transporter substrate-binding protein produces the protein MFSPKFNRRYFILTTGSAIASILFTSCTPKQNSSTGQLVSQSTKTEILKVGSRNSVTEDILKFVQKELAPSQGLEFQIVTISDSIKINDALKNREIDANLFQHELFMKQAAKRLNADFSMLNRSYTSVFALYSKRLKIKSVDEIPVGATIGISNDDSNQDRALKFLKNLGLINLKEKSGEYFTLQDLISHPKNLQIKELDNYALARALDDIDFAVAYSSFLLQAKINLAPIALDDIGIADKKYATGLAILPEKANDPNIQKLNKLLVDPKLKDFINTNYKGTVVPSF, from the coding sequence ATGTTTTCTCCAAAGTTTAATCGCCGCTATTTTATCCTAACAACAGGATCTGCGATCGCATCTATTCTTTTCACCAGTTGTACACCAAAACAAAATTCATCTACGGGTCAATTAGTCAGCCAATCAACTAAGACAGAAATTCTAAAAGTTGGTTCTCGAAATAGCGTTACTGAAGATATTTTAAAGTTCGTTCAAAAAGAACTAGCTCCCAGTCAGGGGTTAGAGTTTCAGATTGTGACAATCAGTGATTCGATAAAGATTAACGATGCCCTGAAAAATCGGGAAATTGATGCTAATCTTTTTCAGCATGAACTATTTATGAAGCAAGCAGCCAAAAGACTCAATGCGGATTTCTCCATGCTCAATCGCAGTTATACTTCCGTATTCGCACTCTATTCAAAACGACTAAAAATAAAATCTGTTGATGAAATTCCTGTAGGCGCAACTATTGGTATTTCTAATGATGACAGCAATCAAGATCGTGCCTTGAAATTCCTCAAAAACCTTGGCTTAATTAATCTGAAAGAAAAGTCAGGTGAGTATTTCACATTGCAAGATTTGATTTCTCATCCGAAAAATCTCCAAATTAAGGAATTAGACAATTATGCCCTTGCGAGAGCGTTGGATGATATCGATTTCGCTGTGGCATATTCATCCTTCCTTCTCCAAGCAAAGATAAATCTCGCCCCAATTGCGTTAGACGATATTGGGATTGCTGATAAAAAATATGCAACAGGGTTGGCAATTTTGCCAGAAAAAGCAAATGACCCCAATATCCAAAAACTAAATAAATTGCTTGTCGATCCCAAATTGAAGGACTTTATCAACACCAACTACAAAGGTACAGTCGTGCCTTCATTCTAA
- a CDS encoding LLM class flavin-dependent oxidoreductase — MSGSKQLKLGAFMRPVSIHTGAWRYPGALPDANFNFPALKRFIQKLEQGKFDAFFMADHLAVLNMPINALKRSHTVTSFEPFTLLSALASVTEHIGLVATASTTYDEPFHIARRFASLDHISDGRAGWNIVTTSNPDAALNFGLEEEVEHDERYVRAREFYDVVTGLWDSFADDAFIRDVESGIYFDPEKIHVLGHQGKHLSVRGPLNIARPVQGWPVIVQAGASEAGRQLAAETAEMVFAPAGNLEAGKALFADIKKRAWIIGRDPESIKILPGALVIVGETVEEAIAKRKHLDSLVHYDSGIASLNGALGYDVSGFDPNGFLPEIPETNAGRSSRERIVALAQREKLTIRQLAQRVGSYGGLSFVGTPQTIADEMEKWLIEEGSDGFNIMFPFLPEGLNDFVDKVIPELQWRGIFRKDYEGKTLRENLGLARPANRFFKSDR, encoded by the coding sequence ATGAGCGGATCGAAACAATTAAAACTGGGTGCGTTCATGCGTCCGGTAAGCATACATACAGGCGCTTGGCGATATCCTGGAGCTTTACCTGATGCCAATTTCAACTTCCCAGCGCTGAAACGATTCATCCAGAAATTAGAGCAGGGCAAGTTTGACGCATTCTTCATGGCTGACCACTTAGCGGTGCTGAATATGCCAATCAACGCCCTAAAGCGCAGCCATACTGTCACCTCCTTTGAGCCATTTACCCTGCTTTCTGCCCTTGCCAGCGTTACCGAACACATCGGTCTAGTAGCCACCGCTTCGACGACTTATGACGAGCCTTTCCACATCGCTCGTCGCTTTGCGTCTCTTGATCATATCAGTGACGGTCGTGCTGGCTGGAACATCGTCACCACATCCAATCCAGATGCAGCGCTTAACTTTGGATTAGAAGAAGAGGTAGAACATGACGAACGCTACGTGCGGGCTAGGGAATTTTATGATGTCGTAACTGGTCTTTGGGATTCCTTCGCTGACGATGCGTTTATTCGGGATGTGGAATCAGGAATTTATTTCGATCCTGAAAAAATTCACGTTTTGGGTCATCAGGGAAAACATCTCTCGGTGCGGGGGCCATTGAACATCGCCAGACCTGTCCAGGGTTGGCCGGTGATTGTTCAGGCGGGTGCATCTGAAGCCGGACGGCAATTAGCTGCCGAAACTGCCGAGATGGTGTTTGCACCTGCTGGTAATTTGGAGGCAGGCAAGGCTTTGTTTGCAGATATTAAAAAGCGGGCGTGGATAATTGGACGTGACCCAGAAAGCATCAAAATTCTTCCAGGTGCTTTGGTAATCGTGGGCGAAACTGTGGAAGAGGCGATCGCCAAGCGTAAACATTTAGATAGCCTAGTACATTATGACAGTGGCATCGCTAGCTTGAATGGCGCTCTTGGCTACGACGTTTCCGGCTTCGATCCCAATGGTTTTTTACCAGAAATCCCTGAAACTAACGCCGGACGCAGTTCTAGGGAGCGGATAGTAGCCTTGGCGCAACGGGAGAAGTTGACCATTCGCCAGTTGGCTCAACGTGTGGGTAGTTACGGCGGGCTGTCTTTCGTCGGTACGCCTCAAACCATCGCTGATGAAATGGAAAAATGGCTGATTGAGGAAGGGTCTGATGGCTTCAACATCATGTTCCCTTTTCTGCCTGAAGGGTTAAATGATTTCGTAGACAAAGTTATCCCAGAACTCCAATGGCGTGGGATTTTCCGCAAAGACTATGAGGGGAAAACTCTGCGCGAAAATCTGGGACTTGCCCGCCCCGCTAACCGCTTTTTCAAGTCTGATCGCTAA
- a CDS encoding PLP-dependent aminotransferase family protein, whose amino-acid sequence MKILLERQSHKPIYLQIRDRISRLIKSGALKNGDRLPSIRSLADSLQVNKLTIIEAYNVLEADGIVSARQGSGYFVSSVSLNSTNLESTFAPAQNVIITKPGKCSFYEMYTPLVQSQTEPGIINFGYGYPRPPKDINLIARRALRQEDTDIFFPHEMPQGQLTLCRQIAQMLVHQGLEVFPEDLIITNGSQQGLSLAMNYYVQPGDWVIVEAPTYYGAISILENLGAKIIGIPMTAEGMNLDLLEQYLHSHRPKLIYTISTFHNPTGLTTTQNHRQQLLALAEKYECPILEDNAYEGINFDAVPAPIKALDKNNLVTYLSTFSKTLMPGLRVGYMVVTGKHYQAIIEQKLLHDLHTSSISQTIVSEYLASGHYRRHLSRLRTDNLQSRNTMLQALERYFPEEIRWTVPTGGLFLWVQLPDDLPIGTIRKEAFAQNVYLACGSAFFPDKQGYPAMRLTFCLPQEEIEQGISIVGKLLKKYISRRDAESCLNTESQRSVSAALAIAQR is encoded by the coding sequence ATGAAGATTTTGTTAGAACGGCAGTCACACAAACCGATTTATTTGCAGATCCGCGATCGCATCAGTCGTCTGATTAAATCTGGCGCACTCAAAAATGGCGATCGCCTGCCTTCTATCCGCTCTCTGGCAGATAGTTTACAAGTTAACAAACTCACTATTATTGAAGCCTATAACGTTTTAGAAGCAGATGGGATTGTTTCCGCCCGTCAGGGTTCGGGATATTTTGTCAGCAGTGTTTCTCTGAACAGTACCAACCTAGAATCTACATTTGCCCCAGCCCAAAATGTCATAATTACAAAACCAGGAAAGTGTTCTTTTTATGAAATGTATACTCCACTGGTGCAATCACAAACTGAGCCAGGGATAATTAATTTTGGCTACGGTTATCCTCGTCCACCAAAAGATATCAACCTCATTGCCAGACGAGCGCTAAGACAAGAAGATACTGATATTTTCTTTCCTCATGAGATGCCTCAAGGACAACTAACTCTGTGCAGACAAATTGCCCAGATGCTAGTACATCAAGGATTAGAGGTTTTTCCAGAGGATTTAATTATTACTAATGGCTCTCAGCAAGGGTTGTCATTAGCGATGAATTACTATGTACAACCTGGTGATTGGGTGATTGTGGAAGCTCCCACTTATTATGGTGCAATTTCTATCTTAGAAAACTTAGGAGCCAAGATTATTGGTATTCCCATGACTGCCGAGGGAATGAATTTAGATTTATTAGAGCAATATCTACACAGCCACCGCCCGAAATTAATTTATACCATTAGTACCTTTCACAATCCAACCGGATTGACAACAACACAAAATCATCGTCAACAATTATTAGCATTAGCCGAAAAGTATGAGTGTCCAATTTTGGAAGATAATGCTTATGAAGGAATAAATTTTGATGCAGTGCCGGCGCCAATTAAAGCTTTAGATAAAAATAATTTGGTAACTTACTTAAGCACCTTTTCTAAAACTTTAATGCCTGGTTTACGAGTGGGCTATATGGTAGTTACAGGTAAGCATTATCAAGCAATTATTGAGCAGAAGTTGCTTCATGACTTGCATACATCCAGTATTTCGCAAACAATAGTTAGCGAATATCTTGCTTCCGGACATTACCGCCGTCACCTCAGCCGACTTCGCACAGATAATCTGCAAAGTCGTAATACGATGCTGCAAGCTTTGGAACGTTATTTTCCTGAAGAGATTCGCTGGACAGTTCCCACGGGAGGATTATTTCTTTGGGTACAGTTACCAGATGATCTTCCGATTGGGACAATTCGCAAGGAAGCCTTCGCACAAAATGTTTATCTGGCGTGTGGTTCGGCATTTTTCCCCGATAAGCAGGGTTATCCAGCGATGCGTCTGACTTTCTGCCTTCCGCAAGAGGAGATTGAGCAAGGTATTTCGATTGTGGGTAAGTTGCTGAAAAAGTATATTTCCAGAAGAGACGCCGAGAGTTGTCTGAATACCGAAAGCCAGCGCTCAGTTAGCGCAGCATTAGCGATCGCGCAGCGTTAG
- a CDS encoding methionine ABC transporter ATP-binding protein yields the protein MIGFTDVRKVYNQDSQKTIALDGVSLLVKPGEIFGVLGQSGAGKSTLIRCVNQLEKPTSGSVVVDGQEMTKLSGDKLRQARQHIGMIFQHFNLLNCRTVAENIAFPLEVMGYSRLKRRTKVEELISLVGLTGKADAYPAQLSGGQKQRVGIARALAGEPKVLLSDEATSALDPQTTRSILDLLRDLNKRMGLTILLITHEMAVVKQICDSVAILNAGKIVEKGYVSDLIAKPESFLAQEFFPHRNGYKPKPGAVIATIAFAGEQASQPIFATLARNFDVDINILSGSVETVGDRRVGQFHVELEGQKVTQALKYLHEAEFEVQVH from the coding sequence ATGATTGGATTTACCGATGTCCGCAAAGTTTATAATCAAGACAGCCAAAAGACTATAGCTTTAGATGGAGTTAGTCTTCTGGTAAAACCAGGAGAAATTTTTGGTGTTTTAGGTCAAAGTGGTGCAGGTAAAAGTACTTTAATTCGTTGTGTTAATCAGTTAGAAAAACCTACATCGGGTTCAGTTGTAGTTGATGGACAGGAGATGACAAAACTTTCTGGAGATAAGTTACGTCAAGCTCGTCAACACATTGGCATGATTTTTCAACATTTCAATTTACTTAATTGCAGAACTGTCGCGGAAAACATTGCTTTTCCTCTAGAAGTGATGGGTTACAGTAGACTGAAACGCCGGACTAAAGTGGAAGAATTAATTTCACTTGTTGGGTTGACAGGTAAGGCTGATGCTTATCCGGCACAACTTTCTGGTGGTCAAAAGCAACGGGTAGGTATTGCTAGGGCTTTGGCTGGAGAACCAAAAGTTTTACTTTCTGATGAAGCGACATCAGCACTTGATCCGCAAACTACGAGGTCAATTTTAGATTTATTGCGCGACTTGAACAAGCGTATGGGTTTAACAATCTTGCTGATTACCCATGAAATGGCTGTAGTCAAGCAAATCTGCGATAGTGTCGCTATACTCAATGCTGGCAAGATTGTGGAAAAGGGATATGTTAGTGATTTAATCGCCAAGCCAGAATCATTTCTAGCGCAGGAATTTTTTCCCCATCGCAATGGTTATAAACCAAAGCCTGGTGCAGTTATTGCCACGATCGCCTTTGCAGGAGAACAAGCTAGTCAACCCATTTTCGCCACCCTAGCCCGTAATTTTGATGTGGATATCAATATCCTCAGTGGGAGTGTGGAAACAGTAGGCGATCGCCGAGTTGGTCAGTTTCACGTTGAATTAGAAGGTCAAAAGGTAACTCAAGCTTTGAAATATTTACACGAAGCAGAATTTGAAGTACAGGTGCATTGA
- a CDS encoding peptide-methionine (S)-S-oxide reductase — protein sequence MQNATLQKAIFGAGCFWEVEAAFRQLKGVTSTAVGYSGGHFENPTYEDVYRGTTGHAARRGSMVVDIA from the coding sequence ATGCAAAATGCTACTCTACAAAAAGCGATATTTGGAGCAGGTTGTTTCTGGGAAGTTGAAGCAGCATTTCGTCAACTAAAAGGTGTAACTTCTACAGCAGTTGGTTACAGTGGCGGACACTTTGAGAATCCAACTTACGAAGATGTCTATAGAGGCACAACTGGACACGCTGCGCGTAGGGGGAGCATGGTTGTAGACATTGCCTGA
- a CDS encoding peroxiredoxin-like family protein: protein MNFTDSIKNELVYSGMIDQILKVGDIIPNFILPNAFGQLVEIEKLLASGAVVISFFRGSWCPFCNLELAGLQQALPAIQTLGASLIAISPQTTRHTISTVEKHELTYEVLSDRSNHIARQFGIVFQIPESLRPILNEKGHVLPRYNGDESFELPIPATFVVAQDGKIIYAFVDADYTKRLDPIEIVSILRNIPIVGKS from the coding sequence ATGAATTTTACAGACTCTATTAAAAATGAGCTAGTTTATTCTGGTATGATTGACCAAATTTTAAAGGTAGGAGATATTATTCCTAATTTCATTCTACCTAATGCTTTCGGTCAATTAGTAGAAATAGAAAAACTACTGGCTAGTGGGGCTGTAGTTATTTCCTTCTTCCGAGGTTCTTGGTGTCCTTTCTGTAACTTGGAACTAGCAGGACTCCAGCAAGCATTACCTGCAATTCAAACATTAGGAGCATCACTAATTGCTATTTCACCTCAAACTACTCGCCATACTATCTCAACTGTAGAAAAACATGAACTAACTTATGAAGTATTGAGCGATCGCAGCAATCATATTGCTCGTCAATTTGGGATTGTGTTTCAAATCCCAGAGTCTCTAAGACCTATATTAAACGAGAAAGGTCATGTGTTGCCTAGATACAATGGAGATGAGTCTTTTGAACTACCTATCCCAGCTACATTTGTAGTTGCTCAAGACGGAAAAATCATTTATGCTTTTGTTGATGCAGATTATACTAAACGGTTAGACCCAATTGAAATTGTGAGTATTCTACGAAATATTCCTATAGTTGGCAAAAGCTAG